Proteins co-encoded in one Spirosoma endbachense genomic window:
- a CDS encoding sugar transferase, with the protein MLDFSLPSLNDPAVINESFSAESNATTRSAQIYRWVKRLFDVMVSSVVIISLLIWLVPVIGLLIRLTSPGPIVFMQLRTGRNGRPFRCFKFRTMTYEREAEFRQATKNDMRVTRVGRYLRKSNLDELPQVFNVLLGDMSIVGPRPHPIQLDAKHWKTMPGYPARYVVKPGITGLAQSRGCRGETAHLLDMKHRVRYDHLYIRRQSLPLDLKICFWTAYKMVKGDEKAH; encoded by the coding sequence ATGCTCGACTTTTCATTGCCATCGCTCAATGACCCAGCGGTAATCAACGAATCGTTTTCAGCAGAAAGTAATGCTACAACCAGGTCGGCTCAGATATACCGATGGGTAAAGCGTCTGTTCGATGTTATGGTATCCAGTGTGGTCATTATTTCGCTGCTGATCTGGCTGGTGCCAGTAATTGGTTTGCTCATTCGGCTGACCTCACCCGGCCCAATCGTGTTCATGCAACTGCGAACAGGCCGGAATGGTCGTCCATTTCGATGCTTCAAGTTTCGTACGATGACTTACGAACGGGAAGCTGAATTTCGGCAAGCCACTAAAAATGACATGCGCGTAACCCGTGTTGGTCGCTACCTGCGAAAGTCGAATCTGGATGAATTGCCACAGGTTTTTAATGTACTGCTGGGCGATATGAGCATTGTGGGGCCTCGCCCCCACCCGATTCAACTGGATGCGAAACACTGGAAAACGATGCCAGGTTACCCGGCCCGCTATGTGGTAAAGCCAGGGATTACAGGACTGGCCCAATCGCGGGGTTGCCGGGGAGAAACGGCTCATTTGCTTGACATGAAGCATCGAGTCCGTTACGATCACCTCTATATCCGCAGGCAATCGTTACCGCTGGATCTTAAAATCTGTTTCTGGACGGCCTACAAAATGGTGAAAGGCGACGAAAAGGCGCATTGA
- a CDS encoding GumC family protein, producing MSNQNNYAYAPYQVYEAENTPNLRMILMRYAQHWKWFVLSLLLTAGAAYAYLLYQTPIYKVQTSLLIKDDKKGLSEDNILKEMDIFTPKKVIENEMEILKSYALMDKVVTRLGLDVQYFHPTNTIKQEIYNQSPIRVIVEKGRPILYETDLTITVEKPGSVRIDDAVYPVNQSIKTPYGRLRIFARDPLKTSAEPIIVRVSPRQKTVDGFLKRLTVDPSSKASTVLLMTLEDAVPQKGEAVLNELITEYNSAAIVDKNIVASNTLNFIEERLQLIAGELSTVEKGVESYKSAEGITDLSSQAAVFLETVKENDDQLNQATIQLGIIQDLERYVNSKSTERGVAPSALTISDPVLLGLVGKVSELELQRDQLSRTTTINNPLLQSLDSQIKATKESLSENIQNLKRTLTSTQSKLKSTNRQLEAQIRTIPTKERALVNITRQQSIKNNLYTYLLEKREETALSYASTVADSRTIDPPRSGSEPIKPVKSTIFLMFGLLGLVLPIGVLGARDALNNRISRRSDVEAISQVPILGEIVSSRNVDPLIMVSGQRSIIAEQIRALRTNLQFLRSNPTGSQVVMFTSSISGEGKSFLSLNLGASLALVDRPTVILEMDLRKPKIHSVLGITNTIGISNYLIQEATLDDVLQEIPGFPNYHIITCGPIPPNPSELLSSPSLEKLFLELRERFAYIIVDSPPIGLVTDAQLIAPFVDATMFMVRHDHTPKAYLRMIDNLYKEHRFQRLNLILNAVGGGESYQYGYGYGYSNYGGYYEESNQVAKASARKRR from the coding sequence ATGTCCAATCAGAATAACTATGCGTATGCTCCGTACCAGGTGTATGAAGCCGAGAATACGCCTAATCTGCGGATGATACTTATGCGGTATGCGCAACACTGGAAGTGGTTCGTGCTATCGCTCCTATTAACTGCGGGTGCTGCTTATGCCTATTTGCTCTACCAGACACCTATTTACAAGGTACAGACCAGCCTGTTGATCAAAGACGACAAGAAAGGGCTTAGTGAAGACAACATTCTGAAAGAAATGGACATTTTCACGCCCAAGAAAGTCATTGAAAATGAAATGGAAATACTGAAGTCCTACGCGCTCATGGACAAAGTCGTAACCCGGCTTGGCCTGGACGTTCAGTATTTTCATCCCACAAATACAATTAAGCAGGAGATTTATAATCAATCGCCAATTCGGGTCATTGTTGAAAAAGGCCGCCCGATCCTTTACGAAACAGATTTAACGATTACGGTAGAAAAACCCGGCTCTGTTCGTATTGACGATGCTGTTTACCCAGTCAATCAGAGCATCAAAACGCCTTATGGTCGCCTACGGATATTCGCCCGTGATCCGTTAAAAACCAGCGCAGAACCAATTATAGTGCGCGTGTCGCCCCGGCAAAAAACAGTTGATGGCTTTCTGAAGCGGCTAACCGTCGATCCAAGCAGTAAGGCTTCAACGGTATTGCTGATGACCCTCGAAGATGCCGTTCCGCAAAAAGGGGAAGCGGTACTCAACGAATTAATTACCGAATACAATTCAGCGGCTATCGTCGATAAAAACATTGTCGCATCAAATACGCTGAACTTTATTGAAGAGCGCCTACAACTGATTGCGGGCGAATTATCGACCGTTGAAAAGGGTGTTGAATCGTACAAATCGGCCGAGGGCATAACGGATCTAAGTTCGCAGGCGGCCGTATTTCTGGAAACGGTGAAAGAAAATGACGACCAACTGAATCAGGCAACCATTCAGCTCGGCATCATTCAGGATCTCGAACGCTATGTTAACAGCAAATCTACGGAACGGGGTGTAGCTCCAAGCGCCCTTACGATCAGTGACCCAGTATTACTTGGTTTGGTTGGGAAGGTAAGCGAGCTGGAATTACAGCGGGATCAACTGAGCCGAACGACAACGATCAATAACCCGCTTCTGCAATCATTGGATTCACAGATAAAGGCAACGAAAGAGAGTCTGTCCGAAAATATTCAGAACCTCAAACGGACATTAACCAGTACGCAATCCAAGCTAAAATCGACCAATCGGCAGTTAGAGGCTCAAATTCGCACGATTCCGACTAAAGAACGAGCATTGGTAAACATCACCCGCCAACAGTCGATCAAAAACAATCTGTATACCTATCTGCTGGAAAAGCGGGAAGAAACGGCTCTTTCGTATGCGTCAACCGTAGCCGACAGCCGCACTATCGATCCACCCCGCAGTGGAAGTGAGCCCATCAAGCCCGTAAAAAGCACCATTTTTCTGATGTTCGGTCTATTGGGTCTGGTATTACCGATTGGTGTTCTGGGTGCGCGTGATGCGTTAAACAACCGTATCAGCCGCCGATCTGACGTAGAGGCCATATCGCAGGTTCCAATTTTAGGCGAAATTGTATCCAGCCGAAATGTAGATCCACTGATTATGGTATCGGGGCAACGCTCCATCATTGCTGAGCAGATCCGAGCCTTGCGTACCAACCTTCAGTTTTTGCGCAGTAACCCAACCGGCAGCCAGGTTGTGATGTTCACATCAAGTATCAGTGGCGAAGGTAAGTCGTTTTTATCGCTGAATCTTGGTGCCAGTCTGGCACTGGTCGATCGTCCGACTGTAATCCTGGAAATGGATCTTCGTAAACCGAAAATTCACTCGGTGCTTGGAATTACCAATACAATTGGCATTAGTAATTACTTAATTCAGGAAGCAACGCTTGATGATGTATTACAGGAGATTCCGGGCTTTCCGAACTACCACATTATTACCTGCGGACCGATTCCGCCGAACCCATCCGAACTTCTGAGCAGCCCCTCTTTAGAAAAGTTGTTCCTGGAGTTGCGTGAGCGGTTTGCCTACATTATTGTCGATTCGCCACCGATTGGTTTAGTGACAGATGCGCAGTTAATCGCGCCATTCGTCGATGCTACGATGTTCATGGTTCGCCATGATCATACGCCCAAAGCGTACCTCCGCATGATCGACAATCTCTATAAAGAGCATCGTTTCCAGCGCCTGAACCTAATTCTGAACGCAGTAGGTGGTGGTGAATCGTATCAATATGGGTATGGGTACGGTTACAGCAATTATGGTGGCTACTATGAAGAATCGAATCAGGTAGCCAAAGCGTCGGCCCGTAAACGGCGCTAA
- a CDS encoding polysaccharide biosynthesis/export family protein, translating to MRSYLNRFIRSQRLRVALVSFVLGGTCLTSCVSTKHLSYFQQEPGKADALTVAARYVPTIQPGDVLSIQVNSLNPEASSFFNPYAAFAIADRGPQTNTIASTTPLPSINGYIVDNEGKIEVPMLGKVDVKGKTVTEIKDQLRQSLKEYLKEPTVNVRNQNFRISVMGEVARPSLYTIPNEQITLLEALSLSGDVTIYGRRDNVLLIREENGQRTFTRIDLTRRDLFTSPYYYLHPNDVVYVEPGRARAATADRTNQLLPIVLSGLSFVAIIFSRF from the coding sequence ATGAGGTCTTATTTAAATCGCTTTATCCGCAGTCAACGCTTACGGGTTGCTCTAGTAAGCTTCGTGTTAGGAGGCACCTGCCTGACTAGTTGCGTATCAACAAAACATCTTTCTTATTTTCAGCAGGAACCTGGCAAAGCCGATGCGTTAACAGTTGCAGCCCGCTACGTACCCACAATTCAGCCAGGTGATGTTTTATCGATACAGGTCAACAGTCTGAATCCCGAAGCTTCTTCGTTCTTCAATCCATATGCTGCCTTTGCTATAGCAGATAGAGGGCCTCAGACAAATACCATTGCCAGCACAACTCCGCTACCTTCTATTAATGGGTATATCGTTGATAATGAAGGCAAGATTGAGGTACCCATGCTCGGCAAAGTAGATGTAAAGGGCAAAACGGTAACTGAAATAAAAGACCAGTTACGCCAGTCGTTAAAAGAGTATTTGAAAGAACCCACAGTTAATGTTCGGAATCAGAATTTTCGGATTTCGGTCATGGGTGAAGTCGCCAGACCTTCTTTATATACGATTCCGAACGAACAGATCACGCTCCTGGAAGCCCTCAGCTTATCGGGTGATGTAACAATTTATGGTCGCCGGGATAACGTTCTGCTCATTCGTGAAGAAAACGGTCAGCGCACATTCACGCGAATTGATTTAACCCGCCGTGACTTATTTACCTCTCCTTATTATTACCTGCATCCCAATGATGTAGTTTATGTAGAACCGGGTCGCGCCCGTGCTGCCACTGCCGACCGTACCAATCAATTGCTCCCTATTGTGTTGAGCGGCTTATCGTTTGTCGCCATCATCTTTTCGCGTTTCTAG
- a CDS encoding dipeptide epimerase encodes MQLLLHQVDLRLKHTFTIAHDSRDVQPTLIVELRDGDYRGFGEATATRYYGITIDGMMAAFESLRDRIEAYDLMDPELFWADMQPYLVQNPFALCALDQAAWDLWAKKQGKPLYKLWNLDPAQSPLTNYTIGLDTPERMVEKMQELPWPLYKIKLGRPEADLSIMQTLRSHTDAVFRVDANCGWTVADAIVKSGALAELGVEFIEQPLPADDWAGAKAVYEQTVLPIIADESCIVEADVDRCAGYFHGVNIKLTKCGGLTPARRMIARARELGLRVMVGCMTESSVGISAIAQLLPLLDYADLDGSLLIANDPATGVTFEYGRVIYADRNGTGASLLTSIA; translated from the coding sequence ATGCAGTTGTTACTTCACCAGGTTGATTTACGCCTGAAACATACCTTTACCATTGCTCACGATAGTCGCGACGTACAGCCGACGCTTATTGTCGAACTGCGCGACGGCGACTACCGGGGTTTTGGCGAAGCGACGGCCACACGCTACTATGGCATCACTATTGACGGTATGATGGCCGCTTTCGAGTCGCTTCGTGACCGGATAGAAGCCTATGACCTGATGGACCCTGAACTATTCTGGGCCGATATGCAGCCGTATCTTGTACAAAATCCCTTCGCTCTCTGTGCCCTCGATCAGGCTGCGTGGGATTTGTGGGCGAAAAAGCAGGGAAAGCCACTCTATAAACTCTGGAACCTCGATCCTGCCCAAAGCCCCCTGACCAATTATACCATCGGCCTGGATACACCTGAACGGATGGTTGAAAAAATGCAGGAGTTGCCCTGGCCGCTCTATAAAATTAAGCTGGGACGGCCCGAAGCAGATTTGTCAATTATGCAGACGTTGAGAAGCCATACGGATGCTGTGTTTCGGGTAGATGCCAACTGTGGCTGGACAGTTGCCGATGCGATTGTAAAATCAGGAGCGCTGGCTGAATTAGGCGTTGAGTTTATTGAACAACCCCTTCCGGCCGATGATTGGGCGGGAGCCAAAGCGGTATATGAACAAACGGTTCTGCCCATCATCGCCGACGAGAGTTGCATCGTTGAGGCTGATGTTGACCGCTGTGCAGGGTATTTTCATGGCGTCAACATCAAGCTAACCAAGTGCGGAGGATTAACACCTGCCCGACGCATGATTGCCCGCGCCCGCGAGCTTGGTCTGCGCGTTATGGTCGGTTGTATGACCGAGTCGAGCGTCGGTATTTCAGCCATAGCGCAACTGCTTCCGTTACTCGATTATGCCGACCTTGATGGATCATTGCTTATCGCCAACGACCCGGCAACTGGTGTCACATTTGAGTATGGTCGCGTTATTTACGCTGACCGGAATGGAACCGGGGCCAGTTTACTCACGTCGATTGCGTGA
- a CDS encoding aminotransferase class I/II-fold pyridoxal phosphate-dependent enzyme: MSATFTIDGLPNRTITYQEREYLFFSGTAYLGLPQNPAFQQLLADQIGRFGSVFGSSRNGNLQLSIYEEAEAKLAATVGAEAALTLSSGMMAGQAVVNLLQAQKTEFVYGPKAHPAIWNGPNVNIPSMRFSDWAAQLPDQLQKVAPGPVAVLVNSIEAVRSEYYSFDWVDNLPTDRPITLVIDDSHGLGVLNNGRGIWPQVSQKPNMNLIVMASTAKAMGLPGGVIFGNTETLNKLRGTAFFGACSPIPPVYLAAYLQAGTLYEEGRDKLRQNLMLAEKLLVPTGLFTQAKGYPVFFTEQDDLYPFLLERDVFIYSFAYPTATDRANSRIVISAFHELADIQKLAECVYAYCF, from the coding sequence ATGTCAGCTACTTTCACTATAGACGGCCTTCCAAACCGGACGATTACTTACCAGGAACGGGAATACTTATTTTTTAGTGGTACAGCTTATTTAGGGTTGCCGCAAAATCCGGCGTTTCAGCAGCTACTGGCTGATCAGATTGGCCGTTTCGGTTCGGTGTTTGGTAGCTCTCGAAACGGCAATTTGCAGCTCAGTATTTACGAAGAAGCTGAAGCAAAGTTAGCCGCTACCGTAGGGGCCGAAGCTGCTTTAACACTGTCGTCCGGTATGATGGCTGGACAGGCCGTTGTGAATCTGTTGCAGGCACAAAAGACCGAGTTTGTTTACGGGCCTAAAGCACATCCGGCAATCTGGAATGGGCCGAACGTTAACATACCTTCCATGCGCTTTTCTGACTGGGCTGCTCAGTTACCTGATCAGCTACAGAAAGTTGCTCCCGGCCCGGTTGCGGTTCTGGTTAATTCGATTGAGGCTGTCCGCTCAGAATATTATTCATTTGATTGGGTCGATAACCTGCCCACCGACCGACCGATAACTCTTGTTATCGACGATTCGCACGGGTTGGGGGTGCTCAACAACGGCCGTGGAATCTGGCCGCAGGTGTCTCAGAAGCCCAATATGAATCTGATTGTGATGGCTTCTACGGCCAAAGCAATGGGCTTGCCGGGAGGGGTGATTTTTGGTAATACCGAAACGCTGAATAAGCTACGTGGAACCGCATTTTTCGGCGCTTGTTCGCCCATCCCGCCGGTTTATCTGGCCGCCTATCTACAAGCTGGTACGCTTTATGAAGAAGGCCGGGATAAACTTCGGCAGAACCTGATGTTAGCCGAAAAACTGCTGGTACCAACGGGCTTGTTCACACAGGCCAAAGGCTATCCGGTTTTCTTCACCGAACAGGATGATTTATACCCCTTTCTTCTCGAGCGGGATGTATTTATTTATTCATTTGCCTACCCAACAGCCACCGACCGGGCCAATTCCAGAATCGTTATTAGTGCCTTTCACGAATTGGCTGATATTCAGAAGTTAGCTGAATGTGTCTACGCTTATTGTTTTTAA
- a CDS encoding sugar phosphate isomerase/epimerase family protein has protein sequence MKLYLLLTGLLLSGFGTMAQKAAPVGLQLYSFRTQFAKDVPGTMAKVKQLGFREAEIAGTYGLSLADFRKLLDQNGIKAISTGASYEDLDNNVPKILAEARVLGAKYVTCAWIPHGGDAFTIQDADRAIDVFNTAGRLLAENGITFCYHTHGYEFQTYQNGTFFDYLAENLDPKYVNFEMDVFWVKAPGYNPVALLQKYHKRFLLMHLKDRKPGTPDTNTGHSDVESNVTLGQGDVGIADIMKQAKKSGVKHFFIEDESSRSMEQMPGSLAFLEGLK, from the coding sequence ATGAAACTATACCTCCTGCTGACCGGGCTATTGTTATCCGGCTTTGGTACGATGGCGCAAAAAGCTGCGCCCGTAGGATTACAACTCTATAGCTTTCGTACCCAATTCGCCAAAGACGTTCCGGGTACAATGGCCAAAGTGAAGCAGTTAGGATTTCGCGAGGCCGAAATCGCCGGTACTTATGGGCTCAGCCTGGCCGACTTCCGCAAGCTTCTGGACCAGAATGGGATCAAGGCAATCAGTACGGGAGCCAGTTATGAAGATCTGGATAACAATGTTCCTAAAATTTTAGCCGAAGCTCGGGTATTGGGGGCTAAATACGTTACCTGCGCCTGGATTCCTCATGGGGGTGATGCATTTACAATCCAGGATGCCGACCGTGCCATTGATGTGTTCAATACGGCCGGTCGATTGCTGGCAGAAAATGGCATTACATTCTGCTATCATACGCATGGCTATGAATTCCAGACCTATCAGAATGGCACATTTTTCGATTATTTAGCCGAAAATCTGGACCCCAAATATGTCAACTTCGAAATGGACGTATTTTGGGTAAAAGCCCCTGGTTACAATCCGGTTGCCCTCTTGCAGAAATACCATAAGCGGTTCTTGTTGATGCACTTGAAAGACCGCAAGCCGGGAACTCCCGACACAAACACCGGCCACTCAGATGTAGAATCCAATGTGACGCTGGGGCAGGGCGACGTTGGTATTGCAGACATTATGAAACAGGCGAAGAAATCGGGGGTTAAACACTTCTTTATCGAAGACGAGTCGTCGCGCTCGATGGAGCAGATGCCGGGTAGTCTGGCGTTTCTGGAGGGGCTGAAGTAG
- a CDS encoding DUF1338 domain-containing protein, protein MTSSLHNSTDTQTLDAVLGGLMRRYSERVPDVQNVINAMIDEGVIQTPDEIENDHIAFRTMGVANLGLASFEKIFRHYGYERRDEYNFIEKKLTAYWYAPPEPKYPRIFASELRVSELSNEAQRIIHRYTDTVTSDPVDALNLDDADAVDQFLHQPLWTTPTLADYQTLLKESEYAAWVIYNRYYLNHFTISVHNLKPGYNTIDEFVDFLTNRGFRLNSAGGTIKVSPDGDLRQASTVAQMIDAEFAGGDVFRIAGSYVEFAERRVLPPFRNLPPDQITRQHRREGFETGNADKIFESTFTAQTGK, encoded by the coding sequence ATGACTTCTTCACTTCACAACTCTACCGACACTCAAACCCTCGATGCCGTGCTCGGTGGCCTGATGCGCCGGTACAGCGAGCGTGTCCCTGATGTACAAAATGTAATCAATGCCATGATTGATGAAGGCGTTATTCAGACACCGGATGAGATCGAAAACGACCACATCGCCTTCCGGACAATGGGTGTTGCTAATCTTGGGTTGGCCTCGTTCGAGAAAATTTTCAGGCACTACGGGTATGAGAGACGCGATGAGTACAATTTTATTGAAAAGAAATTGACAGCTTATTGGTACGCTCCGCCCGAACCGAAATACCCACGCATTTTTGCCAGCGAACTGCGTGTCAGTGAGTTATCCAACGAAGCCCAACGCATTATTCACCGCTACACCGACACCGTAACGAGCGACCCGGTCGATGCATTGAATCTTGATGATGCCGACGCCGTCGATCAGTTTTTACACCAACCGCTCTGGACAACGCCTACCCTGGCCGATTACCAGACGCTTTTGAAAGAAAGCGAATATGCCGCCTGGGTGATCTACAATCGGTATTACCTGAATCATTTTACCATCAGCGTTCACAACCTCAAACCAGGCTATAATACCATCGACGAATTCGTGGATTTTCTAACAAATCGAGGTTTTAGACTCAATTCGGCGGGGGGTACCATCAAAGTTAGCCCTGATGGTGATTTACGGCAGGCATCGACTGTTGCACAAATGATTGACGCCGAATTTGCGGGGGGCGATGTTTTTCGCATTGCCGGATCGTATGTCGAATTTGCAGAACGGCGGGTGTTGCCTCCGTTTCGCAACTTACCTCCCGATCAGATTACCCGCCAGCACCGACGCGAAGGCTTTGAAACAGGCAATGCCGACAAAATTTTTGAAAGTACCTTCACTGCCCAGACAGGTAAATAG
- a CDS encoding acyl-[acyl-carrier-protein] thioesterase — MAFIQTDTFTIRGYETDAFGRLSILALMNLMQESANRNAIDYGIGIDDLARQGYGWMLMRFRLRMHQYPRYGQTIRVITYPTSVEKYFIHRDFRVVADDDTLLADAASTWLVFSIDKRSMVPLPDFIRALAVPTGISPLPRLSLKPNFQFNLAEPSHEKEVTVGWFSIDQNQHVNNVSYVEWLLEAVDKKRLETRELAEIDLVYRTETHWGDQLRIRSISEENETIIHRIDYTDESGKDVLLARSRWRIS; from the coding sequence ATGGCTTTTATTCAGACAGACACGTTTACAATACGTGGCTACGAAACCGATGCGTTCGGGCGACTGAGCATCCTGGCACTGATGAACCTGATGCAGGAATCAGCGAACCGGAATGCAATCGATTATGGGATTGGAATCGATGATCTTGCTCGACAGGGATACGGATGGATGCTAATGCGCTTCCGGTTACGAATGCACCAGTACCCACGCTACGGACAGACAATTCGGGTAATAACCTACCCAACCTCCGTTGAGAAGTATTTTATTCATCGCGACTTTCGGGTGGTGGCCGACGATGATACGCTGCTGGCCGATGCCGCCAGTACATGGCTGGTATTCAGTATCGATAAGCGATCCATGGTGCCCCTGCCGGATTTTATTCGTGCCTTAGCTGTTCCTACCGGTATAAGTCCGCTACCCAGGCTATCGCTTAAACCCAACTTTCAGTTTAATCTGGCTGAACCATCCCACGAAAAAGAAGTAACTGTTGGCTGGTTCAGTATTGATCAGAATCAGCACGTCAACAATGTGTCGTATGTAGAGTGGTTGCTCGAAGCGGTGGATAAGAAGCGACTGGAAACGCGGGAATTAGCCGAAATTGATTTAGTTTACCGTACCGAAACGCATTGGGGTGACCAGCTTCGAATTCGATCCATTTCTGAAGAAAACGAAACTATAATTCACCGGATCGACTATACCGACGAATCGGGCAAAGATGTGCTATTGGCCAGAAGCCGGTGGCGAATTAGTTAA
- a CDS encoding sensor histidine kinase encodes MNIRTRLTLLFVLLVASILLLFSVSVYYLYDQFRQQEFEQRLEEKAFTTVRLREDVGEVPQADLPVMADEQITIYNDRGLVLYNQGNQRPRFPISPSFLRKVTLKQSRYVRLGDLEAVGVRYRTQRGESFVIVASGNDRYGFSKLDRLRQILIFGWILCLFIVGIAGYLFATDALRPVAELIAQVNAISATNIHERLRVGRQRDELADLARTFNALLSRLEEAFVSQKSFVSHASHELRTPLTVMMGQIEVTRLQARSTDEYEVAFDGLLDEVKNMIRLVNGLLELARASADAATLNYQPVRIDELLWQAQSQIIQKRPDYQIDIDFENLPSQEEDLVIVGEESLLQTAFQNLMENGCKYSPDESVLVRISFEPGQIQLTFTNQGHGIPATDLPHIFEPFYRSESTMTIRGHGIGLALTQRIITLHRGKIKVESTIGKETKFRITLPIANAPAIDTGSAVAATRVLQQG; translated from the coding sequence ATGAATATCCGTACCCGATTAACGCTACTTTTCGTACTGCTGGTCGCTTCGATCCTGTTGTTGTTTTCGGTATCGGTATACTACCTCTATGATCAGTTTCGGCAACAGGAATTTGAGCAGCGGCTGGAAGAGAAAGCATTCACTACCGTCCGATTGCGCGAAGATGTTGGTGAGGTACCTCAGGCCGATCTGCCGGTAATGGCCGATGAGCAGATTACCATTTACAATGACCGGGGTCTGGTCCTCTATAACCAGGGCAACCAACGGCCGCGTTTTCCGATTTCTCCCAGCTTTCTGCGAAAAGTTACCCTGAAACAGTCCCGATATGTCCGTTTAGGCGATCTTGAGGCTGTTGGTGTTCGTTACAGGACTCAGCGGGGCGAATCATTTGTTATTGTCGCATCGGGTAATGATCGCTATGGGTTCAGTAAACTTGACAGATTACGCCAGATCCTGATTTTTGGCTGGATACTCTGCCTGTTTATTGTCGGTATTGCTGGTTATTTGTTTGCTACCGACGCACTCAGACCCGTAGCTGAACTGATTGCTCAGGTAAACGCAATTTCGGCTACGAACATCCACGAACGGCTTCGTGTTGGGCGTCAGCGCGACGAGCTGGCCGATCTCGCCCGTACCTTCAATGCCTTATTGAGTCGGCTCGAAGAAGCTTTCGTTTCACAGAAAAGCTTTGTTTCCCACGCATCGCACGAATTGCGGACCCCACTCACCGTGATGATGGGACAAATTGAAGTGACACGACTTCAGGCCCGTTCTACAGATGAGTATGAAGTTGCATTCGATGGCCTGCTCGATGAGGTCAAAAACATGATTCGGCTTGTCAATGGTTTGCTGGAACTGGCTCGTGCGAGTGCGGATGCAGCTACACTTAACTACCAGCCCGTCCGAATCGACGAATTACTCTGGCAAGCGCAAAGCCAGATTATCCAGAAACGACCTGACTATCAGATTGACATTGATTTTGAAAATCTACCCAGCCAGGAAGAAGACCTCGTGATCGTAGGTGAAGAATCGCTGTTACAAACGGCCTTCCAGAATCTGATGGAAAATGGCTGCAAATACTCTCCCGACGAAAGTGTACTGGTCCGAATTTCATTTGAACCCGGCCAGATTCAATTGACCTTCACCAACCAGGGGCATGGTATTCCTGCCACAGACTTGCCGCATATCTTTGAGCCCTTCTACCGTTCCGAATCGACCATGACCATTCGGGGTCACGGAATCGGCCTCGCTCTGACACAACGCATCATCACGCTCCACCGCGGAAAAATCAAGGTTGAATCTACCATCGGAAAAGAAACCAAATTCCGAATAACGCTTCCAATCGCAAATGCACCCGCAATTGACACAGGTAGTGCAGTCGCAGCAACAAGAGTCTTACAGCAAGGCTAG
- a CDS encoding response regulator, whose translation MKILVVEDEPKLASFVKKGLEEQSCEVDVAYDGQLGRNMALSNAYDVIVMDVNLPKMNGFDVVQALRQERVSTPVLMLTAMGSVDDKLTGFESGADDYLVKPFEFRELMARLRALTKRGSEAGMQANVLKVADLELDLNEKVARRGDKRIELTAKEFGLLDYLMRNRGRVVSRVDIAEKVWDIHFDTGTNVIDVYVNFLRKKIDKDFPQKLIHTVIGMGYMLKEE comes from the coding sequence ATGAAGATTCTAGTGGTTGAAGACGAGCCCAAATTGGCTTCGTTCGTAAAAAAAGGTTTAGAGGAGCAATCCTGCGAGGTGGATGTAGCCTACGACGGGCAGCTAGGGCGTAATATGGCCCTAAGTAATGCCTACGACGTCATAGTTATGGACGTTAACCTACCCAAAATGAACGGCTTTGATGTGGTGCAGGCGCTCCGTCAGGAACGTGTCAGCACACCAGTGCTGATGCTGACTGCTATGGGGTCGGTAGATGATAAACTAACCGGTTTTGAGTCAGGTGCCGATGACTATCTGGTGAAACCATTTGAATTTCGGGAGCTAATGGCGCGCTTACGCGCCCTCACGAAACGAGGTAGTGAAGCCGGTATGCAGGCCAATGTACTAAAGGTGGCCGATCTGGAACTAGACCTGAACGAGAAAGTAGCTCGTCGGGGCGATAAGCGAATAGAGCTCACTGCCAAAGAGTTTGGTCTACTCGATTATTTGATGCGCAACCGCGGACGCGTTGTATCGCGGGTGGATATTGCCGAAAAGGTCTGGGATATTCATTTCGACACGGGTACCAACGTTATCGATGTCTATGTGAATTTCCTCCGTAAAAAAATCGACAAGGATTTTCCCCAGAAACTGATCCATACCGTAATTGGTATGGGATACATGCTCAAAGAGGAGTAA